A segment of the Vicugna pacos chromosome 25, VicPac4, whole genome shotgun sequence genome:
GGTCTCCAGCAGCCTGGAGGAGAGCTGGCCCAGGGGACTTGAAGCCCCGAGGAAAACACCCCTCTGGGCAGTGGGCAGGCCTGTGTAGCAGGGGCAGAGGCTGACCTTTCTGGTCTCCGAGTCAAAGGGTTCTGGCGTCGGGGTCTTGGCCTTCGGGGCCTCCTCGGGGGGTGGGGCCAGCACACGGGGCAGCCCCAGGGGCCGAGCAGCAGCAAAGTTCATCAGTGGGTAGATCCCATTCCTGGGGACACggttggtggggggggggtggctaGGGACTCAGGCCAACAGCTGCCTGCTCCCTAGCCTCACTCCAGCCCTCACCTGACATCCTCCAGGAACTTGTCCAGCTCCAAGCAGGAGACCTCTGAGTACCTGGTATGGGTGTGAGAAGTGCATGAGGGTGGCCTGCCTGCCCTGCCAGTGGGGCAGGACCAGGTGGAGGGGGCAGGACTGCAGGCCACTCACCGCCACTGCAGTGGGGGCTGGTGGGGCCGGGGGATCTCTGCCAGGACTGCATGCAGGTCCATTGCCTTGGTCTtttcctccaccacattctcagGCAGGAGGTCTGCAGGCCGCAGGAGCACTCAGAGCAGCGGACCCTGAGGCACGAGGTCctgcggggcgggggtggggggcccttTGCATCCCGACCCCAGGCCCTCGGGCCCACCCCCAGGCTGGCCTGCCCCTCACACTGGTGCTGGATGAAGCAGTGAGCTGCTAGGAGCTTCAGCGAGTGCACCTCGAAGAGCACACGGTGGAAGAGGAGGTTGTGGGCAGAGGGCCGGTGAGCAGGGTCCCGGGCCAGGCAGGAGAGGATGAACTCCTGGGGGTGTGGAGAGGACGCTGAACTAGGTGGATTCTCTCTGCTGTGGCCCCACAGTGAGAAGAGGAAACCGCTGAAGTCCCCAGACCCCAGGGGTCCAACCCCCATGGGAGCCTTCATGCAGGAACGTGCATAGGGATAGGCAACCTGTCAGTGGCCAGGCCAAGGCCTGATTCTGCAGACAGGACACTCAAGGCTGCCCTAGGCCAGAACTCCCCATGTTCTACTTCCGATAACCCTCACAAAAATAGTGGGGAGCAGGCACTGTCACCTCCAATTCATAGGTGAAGTCTGTGCTGCTGATGGAGGACACCAGCCCCTGCCTTGCAGCCCTGGGCCTGGGCAGAGTGCCGGCAGGCAGCTTAGCCCCTGGAGGGCAGTGCAGCCCAGCATGAGCCCACCTACCTACAGCCCACCCCTCTTCTGTTGCTGCAGGTCAGGCCCTACTCTGGAGATGACCTTGATGGGTCTTCTGGCCCCAGATCCATGCCCTCCACTGCCTCTCCTGTCCATCCAGGCCTCATTactcccctcccatccccagagGCCGTGTGGTTATGCCAGACAGTCGCTAGACTCTGCAGAGAGGTTGTGGATGCAGCTTCCATCTCATATGCCCTttgcccactccccacccctcccaagCTGGGACCACATAATTTCTAGTCTATCTCCTGGAGCCTTCCATGCAGGGGTGTGGAGTCAGGCAGACCGGGGTGCAAACACAGGCCCCACCACTCACTCTAAAGCCTCCCAGATCCTCAGTTTTTttacctataaaatgggtataaaaatTGTGCCCACATAGGGAGtgcttctctggtttctctgtgctTAGATTGTGCCTTGAGAGCCTTCAGGTCTGGAACTCAACATGCGCTCCCAGTAAGGCCCTCCTtggaggggtgaggggtgaggccTTGTGCAGCGGGCCTGGCACTGACCTGCTGCACCTCTAGGCTTGCCCAAAGCGCCTCACCGGCCCCACCTGGAACACCGACAGCCAGCTGAGAGGGGAAAGGCAAGCAGCTTACCCGCATGTTGGAGTCACTCAGGGAGTGCCTGGCACGGGCGATGGCCTCCTCTGTGACCCGGGTGTCCCCATTGGCCTGGATCTCCAGCACAGCCATCTGGAGGGCAGGGCAAGGTCAGGCATGGGCAAGGTCAGGCATGCACAAGGGACAGCACAGGTGAGATGGGTGGAGCTGGCTGGGAGGATGCCCGGAGGCTAAGGGGCTGGTACCTCCAGTGCACACATCCCAAAGGAGAAGATGTCTACGGCAGTGCCATCAGCAACCTCTGAAAGGAGAGAGCAAGTCAGGGCGAGTACAGCGCATGCGGTGcacacagggcagggaggggcgcGGTGGGGCGGGGCACCTGGACTCACCTCCGTACTCTGGCGGGAAGAAGTGCAGGTTCCGAGGTTCCTCCCGCTCAACGCGGATGGGGCTTCGGAGATCGTCCGGGAGCGCTATGGAGAGTCCAGGGGATGAGCAGGCTGGACCTCTCCATGGCCCTCCATCCCCCGAGGGTCCCCACGCACCATTGGAGAAGATTCGGTGCCACACTGAGCCGGTCAGCGCGGAGAGAAAGAGCGGGCGTCAACTTGGTGGGGCATTGGGCACCCTCTGCCCTCCATTCCTGACaggcctcccagccctgccccctacccccaatctgcccccacccccagccccaccctgccaGCACCAGAGCCAATCTTGATGAGGCCGTTGTGCTGTATGAAGATGGTGTCACTTGTCAGGTTCCCATGGATGATGGGAGGACTGCAGGAGTGCAGAAAGCTGGGGACAGGAGGTGACAGCAGGTGGAGCTGGGTCAGGGGTACCGGGTCAGGGAGGTGGGGGTACTGTGTTGTAGGCGCTCCGGCgaacccaggccctcacctgAGCGCGGACAGGATCTGCGTGCACCAGCGCTTCCAGGCCTGGCGGTGGATGGACTCCGTGGGGTAGGTGGGCGGAAAGCCAGCTGGGCCTGATTTGCCCCGGCCCAAGCCAGTTCCTTACCCCAAAGCCGCTCTCCACCCCTCACCCTCTCCACACCAAACAGTGCCTGGAACCCATCCTGCCCTGACGCGTCCAGCCCACTCCCCATACCCTGGCATTCATGGCCTTGTggttcttctttgtctttttgaggaattgcttgAGGCTGCCTGATGACACGTACTCTGTGATGAAGACGACCTGCGAGGCGGGCAGGCCCACGGACTCCACCAACTGCAGGTGCCTCCAGCCGCGCCTCTCCCCCCACCCGTCCTGCCCGGCAGCTCACCCGAGCTCGGGCCTCAGAGGCATCCAGCCAGTACTTGTGTAGCTTGACAATGTTGGGGTGGTCCACCAGCGCCAGCTGCTCAAACATGGTCTGAATCTTCTCCTGGGAAGGGGGGGGTGGTCACGAGGGTGATGGGAGGTGGGGTCGGGGAGGTGGCAGTGGGCCTTACCTCATGGGTGGCAAAGGCCTTCCTGTCACCGAAGTGCAGCTCGTTCCACACCACCTCCACCCCTTCCTCCGTGTCCATGGCCAGGAAGGTGCTCTGGACCCCGGGCACGTTCCCCTGGTTCACCtggttgtgggggtgggggcatgggTGTGTGGGCATGCAtgtggggagaagagcacagggcAGGGTTTGGTCTCTGCTCTTATCCTTTCCCTCGGGCCCAAGCATGTGATGCAGGCGCTGGCTTGCTCTGGTGGGAAGCTGGGGGGTCTGAGGAGGACTGGCCCAGGAGAAGGGTGGTGTCCAGGGCTGGGCTGAGGGGATTTGGGGCACGTTTCAGGGGGTTGAGGATCATCCTAGGGGGCTAACAGCTGGTCTCAGAGGCACGGGAAGGTGGCTTCAGGAGACTGGCCCTTAGGATATCAGGGCTTCCTCACTGGAACGCGGGGGCCAGGCTAAAGGAGTGCAAGGGCCAGTCAAGAAGGGGGTCACCTGCGTGAGGTTGCGGAGTGGTTTCGGGCCTCCTGGTTCCCCAGAGTTCGCACGGCCCTGCGTGGCCACAGGGGTCCCTCAGCCCGAGGAGGGCGGCGACTCGCCCCGCCCCACAGTGCCCACCTGCTCCCGCCGCTTCTGCCAGCGGCCACACGGGCTCTCTTCCAGGATGTCGCTCTCGTCCTCGCTCTCGTCCTCCCTCTCCCGGCTCCGCCTCGGCACCGGCTCCGGGGCCGCCATGGCTCGGCGGGCCCAGGCCGCCGCCCTCCGCGCGATCCACCGCCCAGCGCCGCCGCTCCCCGCCCGTCCTGGCCCCGCGCCCAGGCGCCCAGCTGGGAGCGGAGCCGCCACCACCCCCTGGAGCCCCAACCCCGGCTCCGGGAATTGAGAGGCGCGGGCGCGCGACCGGCCTGGGGGTGGAGCCCGCCTACCCCGCCAGAGCTGCCTCCCGGGGCCGGAGCTAGAGTGGAGCTTCCCCGCGGAATGCAGAGCCTCGCTGCGCCTGGCAGATGTCCCACCTGTCCTCGGCCAAGGCCCCGCCCCAGACGGGGCCCCGCCCACGAGCCCCGCCCAGATCCTCCAAGGCCCCGCCTCGCGGACCCCACCCTGGAGAGGTCCCGCCCGCCACGTCTAGGGCCCCGCCCCGCGGAGCTGCGCGGTCCCGGCCCGGAGCCCCGAGGGAGCTGCGGCTCTTGGCTGCAGCGAGAGGAGGCCCCGGAACCAGCCTGAATCGAGCTGGCCGGACCCGGAGCTTTCCGTGACGGCCTAGAACCAGGTCCGTCAGGGCCTCCCTGGGCGCGCGGCGGCGCGCGCGGACCGGCCCTGCCCAGTTCTTAGAGCCGCTCCTACTTCCCGCAATGCTTCCCCACCACACTCCTGCCACACACTTCCTGAAACCCGCCCTCGGTCCCCGGGTCCCGCCCTGGGGTGAACCCAGCGTGGAGCAGGGCCAGGGCAGCCCACTCGGCCCCGGGGTTGCACCGCGACAGTCTGGGGAAAGGCCAGGGAGGGGGCATTTGGGAGGCCAGCTCTGCCCGCGCGTCACCCTTCCCCTAGGAGTAAGTGCGAGGGTCActtaagaagacaaaaatattcAAACCAGGCTGACTTTACTTTTTGCCCATAGACCTCCCACTGGCCCGCAATTCAGTGCTTCCCTTTCTCATCCACATGCTCACCTTCTCACATCCCAGGATAGCGATTTCCCATCTCTCGGCTTTCTGCTAATGGCGCTTCTTGGACAGTGGAGCCATCAGGAGGGAGCCCCAGCCCCACTCAAATGCAGCCACATCACCCTCCCGGAGGCCCCCTCACCACTCCAGCCATATCAAGAGATGAACTCTAGAATTCTTGTCTAACGTCCCCATTGACCCCACAACCCCCACTACCTTCCCATGGTCTTCCTTGAAAACCCGCTGAGtcctcacccacccttcactttctctttctggagagAAAAGTAGACACGCGTGCCTGCCTTCTCTCAAACTTAAACACTGAGCTCCTCCACCTCCGTAGAAGGCCTTCAGCCCTGTTGGTCTGAGAGTCCCTTGGGACACCTCTTTCTCCTAACCTTCCACACAGACAGCACCTACCCTTTCATGTCTCCACTGCTGTCATCCTTTTAGGACCAGCACCGCTTCTCGGGACGGCGGCATCAGCCTGCTCCCAGTTCCATCCAGCCCCAAGTGATCCTGCAAAAGTGTCACCCGCTGCTCAACCTCTGAGTAGTGCTGTGAACTGCTCTGTGCTGTAAGGATCGGCCAGCAAGTCTTGGCCCTCGGTCACCTACCCCAAAAAGACACACTCTTCAGCTGACTGAAGTTCTAGGCTCTTTTAAGAGTCTGACAGTGACCTAACTACAGCGCACGCAGCGATCACACGGCATACAGCTTTACGTCACCCGAGGTTGTCCATGctcattttttctttcatctcttaTATCCACAGAAACACTACACAGATTTGTGCATGAACCTCTCAAAAGCTAAAGTCAAGAAGAGAGCTTTGTTCACATAAAAACAATTGTTTGTAACTTCTAAAGGCCATACCTCCAAAACAAAGCTGGTCAGGTAACCCACAAAGGGTTGTACCTATCAGGAGAGGCTGTACCATGAGACAATCAGCCCAGGCCCTCCTGGAGCCCAGCAGTGCAATGGGCAACTACAGCTGATGGAATCCTTATGGAGATCAAAAAGCCACGTACTGAGCCAAAAAATGGTGAGAAAGGCTGTGGTCAAAAAAACAGGACACTGAACCATCACTGAAAGTAGTGCATTTAATTCACGTATTATAACACATAACACATAACAAACTGAGAATCCAAGTCAGGTGATAGGCCTGAGACCAGAAGGAGTTCTTCACTCTGAAGATAGCACACTTTATTGGAAATGGTCAAGTGGGAATgtcaaaaaaaaactgaaaattcacGCTAATTACACAAAGAGACCAAACAACATGAGAAAGCTATCacatttcatttagcacaaaacgAACCAAAAGCAAGAAAACATGACACAGGAGAGTGAAAAGTTAAGTCCACATTAACATGCAGATTGAAAAATGGGAGCACAAAATTTGGACAAAAACAATATTTCCATATACTGTTACATCTCTTAAAGATGAACTAGAATATTCAATAATGGTCATGAAAGCGAAAGAAAGACAAGGCCTGTTACTGGGTCAACAGTGCCCCTCTGCAGTAGCTGCTTGTAGGTGAGGTTCTCGTGCGTGTTGGGGTCGAAGAAGCCCTTGGTGTCGTCGCTGGGGTCCTCCAGGACGCGGCTCATCTCCTCGTCGAAGTAGCCGCGCTGGAAGGCCACGTCCACGGGCACGCGGTGGCTGTGCACCGGGTCGATGACGCCGCCCGTGGCGATCTGGGCCTCCAGCAGGCGGATGCCGTGCTCCCTGACGATCAGGTCCTTCTTCATGGCCTGGAACAGGGAGATCTGCTCCCCGGTGTAGGGGTCGGTGTAGCCGGTGACGGCGCGCTCGGCCGACAGCAGCTTCTCCTGGAGCTCGCCGCCCACCACGCCCGCGGCCACCGCCTCCTCCACGGACAGCTTCTGGTTGCGCACGGGGTCGATGACGAAGCCGGTGGCCGCCTGCGCCTCCAGCAGCACCAGGGCCGTGCCGGGCCGCAGGACGCCCTTCCACATGGCCTGGTAGATGCTCATCTTCTCCTGGCGCCCGGGCTCGTCCCTGGCGGGCACCAGCACGCCGGCGATGCAGCTGGTGCCCTCCAGGTAGCGCTTCACCGAGTCCATCTCCGACACCTCCTGCAGGGTCTTGGTGCCCTGGGCCAGGTCCCGCAGGGTCTCGGGGCCCAGGATCCTGGACTTGCCCAGCTCGGAGGCCGACACCTGGCGCCTCAGGCCCCGGAGGGACACCTTGCTCAGCCGCTCCTCCGCCTCCTCGATGACCTGGGTGAGGATGGCGACCAGGCCGGGCAGGGCCAGGGTGCCGGCCGCGTGCCGGGCCAGGAGCTCGTCCCGGCGGGCCTGGCCCAGGTAGGAGGAGAAGAGGACGTCCCACACGGAGACGGGCTGGCCGCGGAACTGCCCGGCCTGCACCTCCATGGTGGCGGCCCGCAGGGCCCGCTCCTGGAGGGCCCGGGCGGCCTCGGCGTCGGCCTGGCCCGGGGAGGGACCCGCGTCGGCGTCACCGTCACCGCGCCCGGCTGGGCCGGGCTCCGGCTGGCCGGGGGCGGCGCCCCCCAGCCCGTGCTCGGTCCCGTCGGCCGCCTCCGCCTCCTGGATGATGGTGGTCAGCCTGTGGGTCAGCGCGGGCAAGCCCAGCGTCCCCGCACTGAACTGGGCCAGCAGCTGCTCCCGGGTGGCCTCGCTCACGTAGCTGGACGCCAGCACGTCCCACACGGGCACCGCGGGCCCCCGCAGGCGGCCCACCCGGACCTCCATGGTGGCGGCACGCAGGGCCCCCCGGGGGTCGGGGGGCGCGGGCCGGGGGACCTGGTCCTCGGCCTCGGCCCGGGCCAGCAGGGAGGCGAGGGCGGCGCCCACGTCCGGCGCGGTCAGCGAGCCCTCCCGGTACCGGCGCAGCAGGTCCTGCCGCTGGCTCTCGGACACCTCCCGGTAGAAGAGGAGCTCCCAGACGGAGACGCCCTGGCCCCGGAGGGCGCCCGAGCCCGGCGTCACGCGGGCATCGCGCAGGGCGGCGCGCAGCTCCTCGCCCAGCTGGTGCACGGCGGAGCCCCGGCCCGCCAGCTGCAGCAGGTAGAGCCCCGTGTCGGGGTCGCGCACGCAGCGGCGCAGTAGCTGCTTGTAGGTGAGGTTCTCGTGCGTGTTGGGGTCGAAGAAGCCCTTGGTGTCGTCGCTGGGGTCCTCCAGGACGCGGCTCATCTCCTCGTCGAAGTAGCCGCGCTGGAAGGCCACGTCCACGGGCACGCGGTGGCTGTGCACCGGGTCGATGACGCCGCCCGTGGCGATCTGGGCCTCCAGCAGGCGGATGCCGTGCTCCCTGACGATCAGGTCCTTCTTCATGGCCTGGAACAGGGAGATCTGCTCCCCGGTGTAGGGGTCGGTGTAGCCGGTGACGGCGCGCTCGGCCGACAGCAGCTTCTCCTGGAGCTCGCCGCCCACCACGCCCGCGGCCACCGCCTCCTCCACGGACAGCTTCTGGTTGCGCACGGGGTCGATGACGAAGCCGGTGGCCGCCTGCGCCTCCAGCAGCACCAGGGCCGTGCCGGGCCGCAGGACGCCCTTCCACATGGCCTGGTAGATGCTCATCTTCTCCTGGCGCCCGGGCTCGTCCCTGGCGGGCACCAGCACGCCGGCGATGCAGCTGGTGCCCTCCAGGTAGCGCTTCACCGAGTCCATCTCCGACACCTCCTGCAGGGTCTTGGTGCCCTGGGCCAGGTCCCGCAGGGTCTCGGGGCCCAGGATCCTGGACTTGCCCAGCTCGGAGGCCGACACCTGGCGCCTCAGGCCCCGGAGGGACACCTTGCTCAGCCGCTCCTCCGCCTCCTCGATGACCTGGGTGAGGATGGCGACCAGGCCGGGCAGGGCCAGGGTGCCGGCCGCGTGCCGGGCCAGGAGCTCGTCCCGGCGGGCCTGGCCCAGGTAGGAGGAGAAGAGGACGTCCCACACGGAGACGGGCTGGCCGCGGAACTGCCCGGCCTGCACCTCCATGGTGGCGGCCCGCAGGGCCCGCTCCTGGAGGGCCCGGGCGGCCTCGGCGTCGGCCTGGCCCGGGGAGGGACCCGCGTCGGCGTCACCGTCACCGCGCCCGGCTGGGCCGGGCTCCGGCTGGCCGGGGGCGGCGCCCCCCAGCCCGTGCTCGGTCCCGTCGGCCGCCTCCGCCTCCTGGATGATGGTGGTCAGCCTGTGGGTCAGCGCGGGCAAGCCCAGCGTCCCCGCACTGAACTGGGCCAGCAGCTGCTCCCGGGTGGCCTCGCTCACGTAGCTGGACGCCAGCACGTCCCACACGGGCACCGCGGGCCCCCGCAGGCGGCCCACCCGGACCTCCATGGTGGCGGCACGCAGGGCCCCCCGGGGGTCGGGGGGCGCGGGCCGGGGGACCTGGTCCTCGGCCTCGGCCCGGGCCAGCAGGGAGGCGAGGGCGGCGCCCACGTCCGGCGCGGTCAGCGAGCCCTCCCGGTACCGGCGCAGCAGGTCCTGCCGCTGGCTCTCGGACACCTCCCGGTAGAAGAGGAGCTCCCAGACGGAGACGCCCTGGCCCCGGAGGGCGCCCGAGCCCGGCGTCACGCGGGCATCGCGCAGGGCGGCGCGCAGCTCCTCGCCCAGCTGGTGCACGGCGGAGCCCCGGCCCGCCAGCTGCAGCAGGTAGAGCCCCGTGTCGGGGTCGCGCACGCAGCGGCGCAGTAGCTGCTTGTAGGTGAGGTTCTCGTGCGTGTTGGGGTCGAAGAAGCCCTTGGTGTCGTCGCTGGGGTCCTCCAGGACGCGGCTCATCTCCTCGTCGAAGTAGCCGCGCTGGAAGGCCACGTCCACGGGCACGCGGTGGCTGTGCACCGGGTCGATGACGCCGCCCGTGGCGATCTGGGCCTCCAGCAGGCGGATGCCGTGCTCCCTGACGATCAGGTCCTTCTTCATGGCCTGGAACAGGGAGATCTGCTCCCCGGTGTAGGGGTCGGTGTAGCCGGTGACGGCGCGCTCGGCCGACAGCAGCTTCTCCTGGAGCTCGCCGCCCACCACGCCCGCGGCCACCGCCTCCTCCACGGACAGCTTCTGGTTGCGCACGGGGTCGATGACGAAGCCGGTGGCCGCCTGCGCCTCCAGCAGCACCAGGGCCGTGCCGGGCCGCAGGACGCCCTTCCACATGGCCTGGTAGATGCTCATCTTCTCCTGGCGCCCGGGCTCGTCCCTGGCGGGCACCAGCACGCCGGCGATGCAGCTGGTGCCCTCCAGGTAGCGCTTCACCGAGTCCATCTCCGACACCTCCTGCAGGGTCTTGGTGCCCTGGGCCAGGTCCCGCAGGGTCTCGGGGCCCAGGATCCTGGACTTGCCCAGCTCGGAGGCCGACACCTGGCGCCTCAGGCCCCGGAGGGACACCTTGCTCAGCCGCTCCTCCGCCTCCTCGATGACCTGGGTGAGGATGGCGACCAGGCCGGGCAGGGCCAGGGTGCCGGCCGCGTGCCGGGCCAGGAGCTCGTCCCGGCGGGCCTGGCCCAGGTAGGAGGAGAAGAGGACGTCCCACACGGAGACGGGCTGGCCGCGGAACTGCCCGGCCTGCACCTCCATGGTGGCGGCCCGCAGGGCCCGCTCCTGGAGGGCCCGGGCGGCCTCGGCGTCGGCCTGGCCCGGGGAGGGACCCGCGTCGGCGTCACCGTCACCGCGCCCGGCTGGGCCGGGCT
Coding sequences within it:
- the NRBP2 gene encoding nuclear receptor-binding protein 2 isoform X2, whose amino-acid sequence is MAAPEPVPRRSREREDESEDESDILEESPCGRWQKRREQVNQGNVPGVQSTFLAMDTEEGVEVVWNELHFGDRKAFATHEEKIQTMFEQLALVDHPNIVKLHKYWLDASEARARVVFITEYVSSGSLKQFLKKTKKNHKAMNARAWKRWCTQILSALSFLHSCSPPIIHGNLTSDTIFIQHNGLIKIGSVWHRIFSNGAWGPSGDGGPWRGPACSSPGLSIALPDDLRSPIRVEREEPRNLHFFPPEYGEVADGTAVDIFSFGMCALEMAVLEIQANGDTRVTEEAIARARHSLSDSNMREFILSCLARDPAHRPSAHNLLFHRVLFEVHSLKLLAAHCFIQHQYLLPENVVEEKTKAMDLHAVLAEIPRPHQPPLQWRYSEVSCLELDKFLEDVRNGIYPLMNFAAARPLGLPRVLAPPPEEAPKAKTPTPEPFDSETRKVIQMQCNLERSEDKARWHLTLLLVLEDRLHRQLTYDLLPSRLDGTWAGAETGLLRQGCSLTPCPHSLALAPATADSAQDLASELVYYGFVHELAAFLDSTFLKYRGTQP
- the NRBP2 gene encoding nuclear receptor-binding protein 2 isoform X1, with the translated sequence MAAPEPVPRRSREREDESEDESDILEESPCGRWQKRREQVNQGNVPGVQSTFLAMDTEEGVEVVWNELHFGDRKAFATHEEKIQTMFEQLALVDHPNIVKLHKYWLDASEARARVVFITEYVSSGSLKQFLKKTKKNHKAMNARAWKRWCTQILSALSFLHSCSPPIIHGNLTSDTIFIQHNGLIKIGSVWHRIFSNGAWGPSGDGGPWRGPACSSPGLSIALPDDLRSPIRVEREEPRNLHFFPPEYGEVADGTAVDIFSFGMCALEMAVLEIQANGDTRVTEEAIARARHSLSDSNMREFILSCLARDPAHRPSAHNLLFHRVLFEVHSLKLLAAHCFIQHQYLLPENVVEEKTKAMDLHAVLAEIPRPHQPPLQWRYSEVSCLELDKFLEDVRNGIYPLMNFAAARPLGLPRVLAPPPEEAPKAKTPTPEPFDSETRKVIQMQCNLERSEDKARWHLTLLLVLEDRLHRQLTYDLLPSRLDGTWAGAETGLLRQGCSLTPCPHSLALAPATADSAQDLASELVYYGFVHEDDRTKLAAFLDSTFLKYRGTQP
- the NRBP2 gene encoding nuclear receptor-binding protein 2 isoform X6, whose protein sequence is MAAPEPVPRRSREREDESEDESDILEESPCGRWQKRREQVNQGNVPGVQSTFLAMDTEEGVEVVWNELHFGDRKAFATHEEKIQTMFEQLALVDHPNIVKLHKYWLDASEARARVVFITEYVSSGSLKQFLKKTKKNHKAMNARAWKRWCTQILSALSFLHSCSPPIIHGNLTSDTIFIQHNGLIKIGSALPDDLRSPIRVEREEPRNLHFFPPEYGEVADGTAVDIFSFGMCALEMAVLEIQANGDTRVTEEAIARARHSLSDSNMREFILSCLARDPAHRPSAHNLLFHRVLFEVHSLKLLAAHCFIQHQYLLPENVVEEKTKAMDLHAVLAEIPRPHQPPLQWRYSEVSCLELDKFLEDVRNGIYPLMNFAAARPLGLPRVLAPPPEEAPKAKTPTPEPFDSETRKVIQMQCNLERSEDKARWHLTLLLVLEDRLHRQLTYDLLPTDSAQDLASELVYYGFVHEDDRTKLAAFLDSTFLKYRGTQP
- the NRBP2 gene encoding nuclear receptor-binding protein 2 isoform X5, giving the protein MAAPEPVPRRSREREDESEDESDILEESPCGRWQKRREQVNQGNVPGVQSTFLAMDTEEGVEVVWNELHFGDRKAFATHEEKIQTMFEQLALVDHPNIVKLHKYWLDASEARARVVFITEYVSSGSLKQFLKKTKKNHKAMNARAWKRWCTQILSALSFLHSCSPPIIHGNLTSDTIFIQHNGLIKIGSVWHRIFSNALPDDLRSPIRVEREEPRNLHFFPPEYGEVADGTAVDIFSFGMCALEMAVLEIQANGDTRVTEEAIARARHSLSDSNMREFILSCLARDPAHRPSAHNLLFHRVLFEVHSLKLLAAHCFIQHQYLLPENVVEEKTKAMDLHAVLAEIPRPHQPPLQWRYSEVSCLELDKFLEDVRNGIYPLMNFAAARPLGLPRVLAPPPEEAPKAKTPTPEPFDSETRKVIQMQCNLERSEDKARWHLTLLLVLEDRLHRQLTYDLLPTDSAQDLASELVYYGFVHEDDRTKLAAFLDSTFLKYRGTQP
- the NRBP2 gene encoding nuclear receptor-binding protein 2 isoform X7, giving the protein MAAPEPVPRRSREREDESEDESDILEESPCGRWQKRREQVNQGNVPGVQSTFLAMDTEEGVEVVWNELHFGDRKAFATHEEKIQTMFEQLALVDHPNIVKLHKYWLDASEARARVVFITEYVSSGSLKQFLKKTKKNHKAMNARAWKRWCTQILSALSFLHSCSPPIIHGNLTSDTIFIQHNGLIKIGSVWHRIFSNGAWGPSGDGGPWRGPACSSPGLSIALPDDLRSPIRVEREEPRNLHFFPPEYGEVADGTAVDIFSFGMCALEMAVLEIQANGDTRVTEEAIARARHSLSDSNMREFILSCLARDPAHRPSAHNLLFHRVLFEVHSLKLLAAHCFIQHQYLLPENVVEEKTKAMDLHAVLAEIPRPHQPPLQWRYSEVSCLELDKFLEDVRNGIYPLMNFAAARPLGLPRVLAPPPEEAPKAKTPTPEPFDSETRKVIQMQCNLERSEDKARWHDDRTKLAAFLDSTFLKYRGTQP
- the NRBP2 gene encoding nuclear receptor-binding protein 2 isoform X4; translation: MAAPEPVPRRSREREDESEDESDILEESPCGRWQKRREQVNQGNVPGVQSTFLAMDTEEGVEVVWNELHFGDRKAFATHEEKIQTMFEQLALVDHPNIVKLHKYWLDASEARARVVFITEYVSSGSLKQFLKKTKKNHKAMNARAWKRWCTQILSALSFLHSCSPPIIHGNLTSDTIFIQHNGLIKIGSVWHRIFSNGAWGPSGDGGPWRGPACSSPGLSIALPDDLRSPIRVEREEPRNLHFFPPEYGEVADGTAVDIFSFGMCALEMAVLEIQANGDTRVTEEAIARARHSLSDSNMREFILSCLARDPAHRPSAHNLLFHRVLFEVHSLKLLAAHCFIQHQYLLPENVVEEKTKAMDLHAVLAEIPRPHQPPLQWRYSEVSCLELDKFLEDVRNGIYPLMNFAAARPLGLPRVLAPPPEEAPKAKTPTPEPFDSETRKVIQMQCNLERSEDKARWHLTLLLVLEDRLHRQLTYDLLPTDSAQDLASELVYYGFVHELAAFLDSTFLKYRGTQP
- the NRBP2 gene encoding nuclear receptor-binding protein 2 isoform X3 codes for the protein MAAPEPVPRRSREREDESEDESDILEESPCGRWQKRREQVNQGNVPGVQSTFLAMDTEEGVEVVWNELHFGDRKAFATHEEKIQTMFEQLALVDHPNIVKLHKYWLDASEARARVVFITEYVSSGSLKQFLKKTKKNHKAMNARAWKRWCTQILSALSFLHSCSPPIIHGNLTSDTIFIQHNGLIKIGSVWHRIFSNGAWGPSGDGGPWRGPACSSPGLSIALPDDLRSPIRVEREEPRNLHFFPPEYGEVADGTAVDIFSFGMCALEMAVLEIQANGDTRVTEEAIARARHSLSDSNMREFILSCLARDPAHRPSAHNLLFHRVLFEVHSLKLLAAHCFIQHQYLLPENVVEEKTKAMDLHAVLAEIPRPHQPPLQWRYSEVSCLELDKFLEDVRNGIYPLMNFAAARPLGLPRVLAPPPEEAPKAKTPTPEPFDSETRKVIQMQCNLERSEDKARWHLTLLLVLEDRLHRQLTYDLLPTDSAQDLASELVYYGFVHEDDRTKLAAFLDSTFLKYRGTQP